In Tachysurus vachellii isolate PV-2020 chromosome 1, HZAU_Pvac_v1, whole genome shotgun sequence, a genomic segment contains:
- the LOC132855750 gene encoding eukaryotic translation initiation factor 4 gamma 2-like, with product MTWFKPTDPGICFRNNFREWVQKYRLVIVKPLDQKRVCLYLYGKALKWIHRVMCRLFLWFFRETFDPVVSGSCFSTPPFQHLFFLSVFRCQAAKVESVVAEGGASRFSASSGGGGGGRGASQHYPTTVGNSELLGKTPGPSVQRWVPSRSTRRDANSSNEKEHHDAIFRKVRCILNKLTPEKFDKLCLELLNVGVDSKLVLKGVILLIVDKALEEPKYSSLYAQLCLRLAEDAPNFDNQPSEIQSSQKQSTTFRRLLISKLQDEFENRTRNVDLYDKSDGPLTSEEEEQRAIAKIKMLGNIKFIGELGKLDLIHESILHRCIKTLLEKKKRVQLKDMGEDLECLCQIMRTVGPRLDHEKAKSLMDQYFSRMRSLMNNKDLPARIRFLLQDTSELRENNWVPRKAFNDNGPKTINQIRQDAVKDLGVFIPAMTPGMRTDFFQDNPFLPARLYREVLGGLADMFGQMPGCGIGTGPGVIQDRYSPTMGRHRTNPLFNGHSGHIAPAPQTQFDKPFMKPNQVQNPLFQNQNQQQAQSKDLPPRFSKKGLNADEISLRPAQSFLLNKSQVPKLQPQIPNMIPPSAQAPRTSTPPLGQPPQLGLKSNPPPIQEKPQKTTKKPPPAKEELLKMTETVAKEYLSTKKISDAVNGVREMRAPKHFLPEMLSKMIVCSLDSSDEDKEHVSSLFHALRTEGLITGDNFIQAFLIVLDQCPTLEGDIPLVKSYLAQFAARAIIADLMSITDLAHPLENGIHFPLFLLCLQQTAKLKDKEWLTDLFQQSKVNMQKMLPEIDQNKDRMLEILEGKGLSFLFPLMKLEKELLKQIKADPAPQTIYKWIKDNISLKLHTDKGFVNILMTSFLQYIFHEVFLNETDEQLSSPSKEQLDQEKQLLFAFKPVMHKFLHDHVELQVSALYALQVHCNAKAFPKGMLLRYFVNFYDMEIIEEEAFLAWKEDISQEFPGKGKALFQVNQWLTWLETAEEEESEEEAD from the exons ATGACGTGGTTCAAGCCGACAGATCCAGGAATCTGCTTTCGAAACAATTTTCGAGAGTGGGTGCAGAAGTACCGCCTGGTGATTGTGAAACCACTGGACCAGAAaagagtgtgtttatatctcTACGGCAAGGCACTGAAGTGGATCCATCGG GTAATGTGTAGGCTGTTCCTTTGGTTCTTCAGGGAGACTTTTGACCCTGTTGTCTCTGG ATCGTGTTTCTCCACCCCACCCTTTCaacatttattctttttgaGTGTCTTTCGTTGTCAAGCCGCCAAAGTGGAGAGTGTGGTTGCAGAGGGGGGCGCTTCTCGTTTCAG TGCTTCTtcgggaggaggaggaggaggtcgGGGTGCATCTCAGCACTATCCCACGACTGTCGGCAACAG CGAGCTCCTGGGGAAAACCCCAGGGCCTAGCGTTCAGAGATGGGTTCCTTCACGAAGCACTAGACGAGATGCCAACTCCTCAAACGAAAAAGAACACCACGATGCAATCTTCAGAAAAGTGAGATG CATACTCAATAAACTGACCCCTGAAAAGTTTGACAAGCTATGCCTTGAGCTTCTGAATGTGGGTGTGGATTCAAAGCTTGTCCTCAAAGGAGTCATCTTGCTG ATTGTAGACAAAGCCCTCGAAGAGCCCAAGTATAGCTCGCTATATGCTCAGCTATGTCTGCGTTTGGCAGAGGATGCTCCGAACTTTGATAACCAACCATCTGAAATCCAGTCATCACAAAAGCAGAGCACT ACTTTCAGGAGACTTCTGATCTCAAAGCTTCAAGATGAATTTGAAAACCGCACCAGAAATGTTGATC ttTATGACAAAAGTGATGGCCCTCTTACCTCTGAAGAGGAGGAGCAGCGTGCCATCGCTAAGATCAAGATGCTGGGCAACATCAAGTTCATTGGGGAGCTTGGCAAGCTCGATCTCATTCATGAGTCTATCCTTCATAGGTGCATCAAAACA CTtctggaaaagaagaagagggtCCAACTTAAAGATATGGGGGAGGATTTGGAGTGCCTCTGTCAGATAATGAGGACTGTGGGGCCTAGACTTGATCATGAGAAagcaaag tcttTAATGGATCAGTACTTTAGCCGCATGCGATCCTTAATGAACAACAAGGACTTGCCTGCAAGGATTCGTTTCCTGCTGCAAGATACCTCAGAGTTGCGAGAGAACAACTGGGTGCCTCGGAAAGCTTTCAACGACAACGGACCTAAGACCATCAACCAGATCCGTCAGGATGCAGTGAAG gATTTGGGTGTGTTTATTCCAGCTATGACCCCAGGAATGAGGACAGACTTCTTTCAAGATAACCCCTTCTTGCCAGCACGACTATACAGGGAGGTTCTCGGGGGATTGGCTGATATGTTTGGACAAATGCCAG GCTGTGGGATTGGAACTGGACCTGGGGTTATTCAAGACCGGTATTCCCCCACCATGGGGCGCCATCGCACAAACCCGCTCTTCAATGGCCACAGTGGCCACATCGCTCCTGCTCCTCAGACTCAGTTTGACAAACCTTTCATGAAACCCAATCAG GTGCAGAATCCGCTTTTCCAGAACCAGAATCAGCAGCAAGCTCAGTCCAAGGACCTGCCGCCACGTTTCAGCAAGAAAGGACTTAATGCtgatgag ATTAGCCTGAGACCGGCTCAGTCATTTCTTCTGAACAAATCTCAAGTGCCAAAGCTGCAGCCGCAGATTCCCAACATGATTCCTCCCAGCGCTCAGGCTCCACGCACATCCACTCCACCACTTGGACAG CCTCCACAGCTCGGCCTGAAGTCAAATCCACCTCCCATTCAGGAGAAACCTCAGAAGACGACCAAGAAGCCACCTCCTGCCAAAGAGGAGCTGCTCAAGATGACC GAGACTGTTGCTAAAGAGTATCTGAGCACCAAGAAAATCAGCGACGCCGTGAACGGGGTGAGAGAGATGAGGGCACCTAAACACTTCCTGCCAGAGATGTTGAGTAAGATGATTGTGTGCTCACTGGACAGTTCAGATGAAGATAAAGAGCATGTCAGCAGTCTGTTCCATGCTCTACGCACCGAGGGCCTCATCACTGGGGATAACTTCATACAG GCTTTCCTTATCGTTTTGGACCAGTGTCCGACGCTCGAGGGCGACATTCCCCTGGTGAAGTCCTATCTGGCACAGTTTGCTGCACGCGCCATCATCGCTGACCTCATGAGCATCACAGACTTGGCCCATCCTCTAGAGAACGGTATACACTTCCCTCTCTTCTTGCTTTGCCTGCAACAAACGGCCAAGCTAAAGGATAAGGAGTGGCTCACTGACCTGTTCCAGCAGAGCAAGGTCAACATGCAGAAGATGCTGCCAG aaaTTGACCAAAACAAAGACCGTATGTTGGAGATTTTGGAGGGGAAGGGTCTCAGCTTCCTGTTCCCGCTCATGAAACTGGAAAAGGAGCTGCTGAAGCAGATCAAAGCAGACCCAGCACCCCAGACCATCTACAAGTGGATTAAAGACAACATCTCACTCAAACTTCACACCGATAAGGGGTTCGTCAACATTCTGATGACCAG CTTTTTGCAGTACATTTTCCACGAGGTGTTTTTGAACGAAACCGACGAGCAGCTGTCCTCGCCTTCGAAAGAACAGCTGGACCAGGAGAAACAGCTGCTGTTCGCTTTCAAACCAGTGATGCACAAGTTCCTGCACGATCACGTGGAGCTGCAGGTCAGCGCTCTGTACGCGCTGCAAGTGCACTGCAATGCCAAGGCTTTCCCCAAAG GAATGTTGCTGCGCTACTTTGTCAACTTTTACGATATGGAAATAATTGAAGAAGAAGCCTTCCTTGCATGGAAAGAAGATATTAGTCAAGAGTTTCCTGGCAAAGGGAAAGCGTTGTTCCAG GTGAACCAGTGGTTGACCTGGTTGGAGACAGCTGAGGAAGAAGAGTCTGAAGAAGAGGCTGACTGA